A window of Myxococcales bacterium contains these coding sequences:
- a CDS encoding ATP-binding cassette domain-containing protein, whose translation MTGPVVTAKLAETVVRLSRDFVLGPIDLEARAGETVVMVGASGSGKSTVLRLFAGLVVADRGRVEVFGEPLVPARHDTVRRRIGYVTQEGGLFPHLDVRANATLRARALGRGAEEIEERFTSLARLARVDPSLFARLPFELSGGQRQRVALVRALMDEPGLVLLDEPLGALDPVVRSELRRDLRDLLRRSGAAVVMVTHDLDEAVALGDEIVVVHEGRIDARGSLADLRAAERGSFTARLLDACLGEVAT comes from the coding sequence GTGACCGGACCCGTCGTTACGGCGAAGCTCGCGGAGACCGTCGTCCGCTTGTCTCGCGATTTCGTCCTCGGCCCCATCGACCTCGAGGCGAGGGCGGGAGAGACGGTCGTGATGGTGGGCGCGAGCGGCTCGGGGAAGAGCACCGTCCTCCGGCTGTTCGCGGGGCTCGTCGTCGCCGATCGGGGGCGCGTCGAGGTCTTCGGTGAGCCTCTCGTCCCCGCACGCCACGACACGGTGCGCCGCCGCATCGGCTACGTCACCCAAGAGGGAGGGCTCTTCCCTCACCTCGACGTGCGCGCGAACGCGACGCTTCGTGCCCGCGCGCTCGGTCGAGGCGCGGAAGAGATCGAAGAGCGCTTCACGTCGCTCGCCCGCCTCGCCCGCGTCGATCCTTCGCTCTTCGCGCGGCTCCCCTTCGAGCTGTCCGGCGGCCAAAGGCAGCGCGTCGCGCTCGTCCGCGCGCTCATGGACGAGCCCGGCCTCGTGCTCCTCGACGAGCCGCTCGGGGCGCTCGATCCCGTCGTGCGCTCCGAGCTCCGACGGGACCTCCGCGATCTCTTGCGTCGCTCGGGGGCGGCGGTCGTCATGGTCACCCACGATCTCGACGAGGCGGTCGCCCTGGGCGACGAGATCGTCGTCGTGCACGAAGGGCGCATCGACGCGCGTGGCTCCCTCGCCGACCTCCGCGCGGCGGAGCGAGGCTCGTTCACGGCGCGCCTTCTCGACGCGTGCCTCGGAGAGGTGGCCACGTGA
- a CDS encoding ergothioneine biosynthesis protein EgtB has translation MGCGGHAVTREELARRYLAVRARTEHLAAPLSPEDQGLQSMPSASPTKWHRAHTTWFFEAFVLAPRGGPPVDPRYGYLFNSYYEGLGERHARPKRGLLSRPTAEAVGAYRRAVDASMCDLLREAPDEDWPALEALVDLGLAHEQQHQELLLTDIRHAFSESPLLPAYLPAGASSTRRSPGDLVFAEHAGGVCVVGHEGTRFSFDNEGPRHRIFLEPFAIATRPVNVAEVRAFVEAGGYRTPSLWLSAGYERVRALGLTAPHGMRVEPGSVLGFTLRGLVELDPAEPASHLDYYEADAIARFLGGRLPTEGEWEHVASHVDPEVGNFVDDEVLRPVASASGSRRVEQLFGDVWEWTSSSYAAYPGYAPAEGAVGEYNGKFMVGQYVLRGGSALTPRGHVRATYRNFWPPDTGFQMTGARVARDVRGETGRPRERTGIE, from the coding sequence CTGGGCTGCGGAGGGCACGCCGTGACGCGCGAGGAGCTCGCCCGACGGTACCTCGCCGTTCGTGCTCGCACGGAGCACCTCGCCGCGCCTCTCTCTCCCGAGGATCAGGGCCTGCAGTCGATGCCGAGCGCGAGCCCCACGAAGTGGCACCGGGCCCACACCACGTGGTTTTTCGAGGCGTTCGTGCTCGCGCCGAGGGGGGGCCCGCCGGTCGATCCTCGGTACGGGTACCTCTTCAACTCGTACTACGAAGGGCTCGGTGAGCGGCACGCGAGGCCGAAGCGGGGGCTCTTGTCGCGCCCGACGGCCGAAGCGGTCGGCGCGTACCGTCGCGCCGTCGACGCGTCGATGTGCGACCTCCTCCGGGAGGCTCCCGACGAAGATTGGCCTGCGCTCGAAGCGCTCGTCGACCTTGGCCTCGCACACGAGCAGCAGCATCAGGAGCTCCTCCTCACGGACATTCGTCACGCGTTCTCGGAGAGCCCGCTCCTTCCGGCGTACCTCCCTGCAGGAGCTTCGAGCACGAGGCGCTCGCCAGGAGACCTCGTCTTCGCAGAGCACGCGGGCGGAGTGTGCGTCGTCGGGCACGAGGGCACGAGGTTTTCGTTCGACAACGAAGGCCCGCGTCACCGCATTTTTCTCGAGCCGTTCGCGATCGCCACGCGCCCCGTGAACGTGGCCGAGGTGCGCGCGTTCGTCGAGGCGGGTGGGTATCGCACCCCCTCGCTCTGGCTCTCCGCGGGGTACGAACGCGTTCGCGCGCTCGGCCTCACGGCTCCGCACGGCATGAGGGTAGAGCCCGGCTCCGTCTTGGGGTTCACGCTGCGGGGGCTCGTCGAGCTCGATCCGGCCGAGCCAGCCTCTCACCTCGACTACTACGAGGCCGACGCGATCGCGCGGTTCCTGGGCGGACGGCTCCCGACGGAGGGGGAGTGGGAGCACGTCGCCTCGCACGTCGATCCCGAGGTCGGGAATTTCGTGGACGACGAGGTCCTTCGCCCGGTCGCGTCCGCGTCGGGCTCGCGCCGCGTGGAGCAGCTCTTCGGCGACGTGTGGGAGTGGACGTCGTCTTCCTACGCGGCGTATCCGGGGTATGCTCCGGCCGAGGGGGCCGTGGGCGAGTACAACGGGAAGTTCATGGTCGGGCAGTACGTGCTTCGTGGCGGCTCGGCGCTGACACCTCGGGGCCACGTGCGCGCGACGTACCGCAATTTCTGGCCGCCCGACACGGGCTTCCAAATGACCGGCGCTCGGGTCGCGCGTGACGTCCGGGGCGAAACCGGGCGCCCCCGCGAGCGTACTGGCATCGAATGA
- a CDS encoding MlaE family lipid ABC transporter permease subunit, whose product MANATPLKLEGRFSIDDVERLVDALRTYEGSLETRSDVVVDLEAVVALDATSIAVVAKHLRALARRGHEVRIEGGDPSLRDELTADVGRAPIEKPKDDGILADVGNGTLSLYATAKDIFAFVGEVVLSLFGVAKEPRTGNYRDVLRIAERAGADAVPIVLFINFLVGFVMGFQGAKQLKMFGANIFVADLVGLSVTRELGPLMTAIILAGRSGSAFAAELSTMKVSEEIDALRTMGFGPMRYLVFPRAFGLMLVAPILTLLADFVGILGGLAVGVAGLDLTVRGYLVETRQAVTAWDFNSGLVKSVAFALVIALVSCQQGFAAEGGAEGVGRKTTTSVVASLFALIVVDTLFTVFFRAFDL is encoded by the coding sequence ATGGCAAACGCCACCCCCCTCAAGCTCGAAGGACGATTCTCGATCGACGACGTCGAACGCCTCGTCGACGCCCTTCGGACCTACGAAGGCTCGCTCGAAACACGCAGCGACGTCGTGGTCGATCTCGAGGCCGTCGTCGCGCTCGACGCGACCAGCATCGCCGTGGTCGCGAAGCACCTCCGCGCGCTCGCGAGGCGCGGCCACGAGGTGCGCATCGAGGGCGGCGACCCTTCGCTCCGCGACGAGCTCACGGCCGACGTCGGCCGTGCACCCATCGAAAAACCGAAAGATGACGGCATTCTAGCCGACGTCGGCAACGGCACACTCTCCCTCTACGCGACCGCGAAGGACATCTTCGCCTTCGTGGGGGAGGTCGTGCTCTCGCTCTTCGGAGTCGCCAAGGAGCCGCGCACCGGCAACTACCGCGACGTGCTCCGGATCGCCGAGCGCGCCGGCGCCGACGCCGTGCCCATCGTGCTGTTCATCAACTTCCTCGTCGGGTTCGTGATGGGCTTCCAGGGCGCGAAGCAGCTCAAGATGTTCGGCGCCAACATCTTCGTCGCCGATCTCGTCGGGCTCTCGGTCACGCGCGAGCTCGGGCCCCTCATGACGGCGATCATCTTGGCCGGGCGCTCCGGCTCGGCGTTCGCCGCGGAGCTCTCGACCATGAAGGTCTCCGAGGAGATCGACGCGCTCCGCACCATGGGCTTCGGTCCCATGCGGTACCTCGTCTTCCCGAGGGCCTTCGGGCTCATGCTCGTCGCCCCGATTCTCACGCTCTTGGCCGACTTCGTCGGCATCTTGGGCGGCCTCGCGGTCGGGGTCGCGGGGCTCGATCTCACGGTGCGGGGCTACCTCGTCGAGACGCGCCAAGCCGTGACCGCGTGGGACTTCAACTCGGGCCTCGTGAAGAGCGTCGCGTTCGCCCTCGTGATCGCGCTCGTCTCGTGCCAACAGGGGTTCGCCGCCGAGGGAGGGGCCGAGGGCGTCGGGCGAAAGACGACCACGTCGGTCGTCGCGTCCCTCTTCGCGCTCATCGTGGTCGACACGCTCTTCACCGTATTTTTCCGGGCGTTCGACCTATGA
- a CDS encoding DUF427 domain-containing protein: MAKAMYRGALLAESDVFEVVEGNVYFPRSSLDMRFFRESPTKTTCGWKGEASYFHVVVDGATNEDAAWTYPSPKDAARAIAGHVAFWRGVEVTK, encoded by the coding sequence ATGGCGAAGGCGATGTACCGTGGGGCCTTGTTGGCGGAGAGCGACGTGTTCGAGGTGGTCGAAGGGAACGTGTACTTTCCACGTTCTTCTCTCGACATGCGCTTCTTCCGCGAGAGCCCCACGAAGACGACCTGCGGCTGGAAGGGCGAGGCGAGCTACTTTCACGTCGTCGTCGACGGCGCGACCAACGAGGACGCCGCCTGGACGTATCCGAGCCCGAAAGACGCGGCACGCGCGATCGCGGGGCACGTGGCGTTCTGGCGCGGCGTCGAGGTGACGAAGTGA
- a CDS encoding ATP-binding cassette domain-containing protein, which produces MITVRDLTMGWGDKILQENASFDVPRGSTFGILGGSGCGKSTMLRYLVGLEKPMRGRIEIDGIGEPDLDVGRPRYGVMFQSGALFGSMTVEENIALALRQWTRVPDDYVDEIVAKNLDLVGLDGAQAKMPSELSGGMKKRVAIARALALEPSLLFLDEPSAGLDPVASAELDKLILRLNDERGTTVVIVTHELESIFSVIRDAIYLDKSTKSILARGNPKDLRRDDSNPTVYAFFNRIAR; this is translated from the coding sequence ATGATCACGGTCCGCGACCTCACGATGGGTTGGGGAGACAAGATCCTCCAAGAGAACGCGTCGTTCGACGTGCCACGCGGGTCGACGTTCGGCATCCTCGGCGGCAGCGGCTGCGGAAAGTCGACCATGCTCCGCTACCTCGTGGGCCTCGAGAAACCCATGCGCGGGCGGATCGAGATCGACGGCATCGGCGAGCCGGATCTCGACGTGGGCCGCCCGCGTTACGGCGTCATGTTCCAGTCCGGGGCGCTCTTCGGCTCGATGACCGTCGAGGAGAACATCGCCCTCGCGCTCCGGCAGTGGACCCGAGTACCGGACGACTACGTCGACGAGATCGTCGCGAAGAACCTCGATCTCGTGGGCCTCGACGGGGCACAAGCCAAGATGCCCTCGGAGCTCTCGGGCGGCATGAAGAAGCGCGTGGCGATCGCGCGCGCCCTCGCCCTCGAGCCTTCGCTCCTCTTCCTCGACGAGCCCTCGGCCGGCCTCGATCCCGTCGCCTCGGCCGAGCTCGACAAGCTCATTTTGCGCCTCAACGACGAGAGGGGCACGACCGTGGTCATCGTGACCCACGAGCTCGAGAGCATCTTCTCGGTCATCCGAGACGCCATCTATCTCGACAAGAGCACGAAGAGCATCCTCGCGAGGGGCAACCCGAAAGACCTACGCCGCGACGACTCGAACCCCACGGTCTACGCCTTCTTCAACCGGATCGCGAGATAG
- a CDS encoding acetyl-CoA hydrolase/transferase family protein, which produces MQSFRTAAEAVALVKSGDRVFVHGSAATPTRLLAALLARAGEVSGVELVAISTLGEIDWKHADVVKSFFLRSLFVSANVREWVDGPDADYVPVFLSEIPGLFRHERLPLDVALLQVSPPDAHGYCSLGTSIDAAHAAAESAKTVIVQVNRKMPRTLGDAHVHVSRIAAMVECDDDLPEVTYASDDPATAAIGRYVAELVEDGSTLQMGIGGIPDAVLAFLGDHKDLGVHTEMFSDGLVSLVERGVVTNAKKKVERGKTVTTFVLGSRKVYDFVDDNPAVAFRDVSWVNDASVIRKNPRVVAINSALEIDLTGQVCADSIGTYQFSGIGGQMDFMRGAALSEGGKPIIAMPSTTSKGISRIVPVLKPGAGVVTTRGHIRFVVTEHGVVNLYGKGLQERAQLLIGIAAPEHREVLERAYRERFHGDP; this is translated from the coding sequence ATGCAATCCTTTCGCACGGCGGCCGAGGCGGTCGCCCTGGTGAAGAGCGGCGACCGAGTGTTCGTGCACGGCAGCGCGGCGACGCCGACGCGGCTCCTCGCGGCCCTGCTCGCGCGCGCCGGAGAGGTCTCGGGCGTCGAGCTCGTCGCGATCAGCACGCTCGGCGAGATCGACTGGAAGCACGCCGACGTCGTGAAGAGCTTCTTCCTGAGGTCGCTCTTCGTGTCGGCGAACGTGCGCGAGTGGGTCGACGGCCCAGACGCCGACTACGTCCCCGTTTTTCTGAGTGAAATCCCGGGGTTGTTCCGTCACGAGCGCCTCCCTCTCGACGTGGCGCTGCTCCAAGTCTCACCACCCGACGCCCACGGCTACTGCTCCCTCGGGACCTCGATCGACGCCGCGCACGCCGCGGCCGAGTCGGCGAAGACGGTGATCGTCCAGGTGAACCGCAAGATGCCGCGCACACTCGGCGACGCGCACGTCCACGTCTCTCGGATCGCAGCCATGGTCGAGTGCGACGACGACCTCCCCGAGGTCACCTACGCGAGCGACGATCCGGCGACCGCGGCCATCGGTCGCTACGTCGCCGAGCTCGTCGAGGACGGATCCACTCTCCAGATGGGGATCGGCGGAATCCCGGACGCCGTGCTCGCCTTCTTGGGCGACCACAAGGATCTCGGCGTGCACACCGAGATGTTCAGCGACGGGCTCGTCTCCCTCGTCGAGCGAGGGGTGGTCACGAACGCCAAGAAGAAGGTCGAGCGTGGCAAGACCGTGACCACGTTCGTGCTCGGGAGCCGCAAAGTCTACGACTTCGTCGACGACAACCCCGCCGTCGCCTTCCGCGACGTGAGCTGGGTGAACGACGCCTCCGTGATTCGGAAGAACCCGCGGGTCGTCGCGATCAACAGCGCGCTCGAGATCGATCTCACCGGGCAGGTGTGCGCCGACTCGATCGGCACCTACCAGTTCTCGGGCATCGGCGGGCAAATGGACTTCATGCGCGGCGCCGCGCTCTCCGAGGGTGGAAAGCCCATCATCGCCATGCCCTCGACCACGTCGAAGGGGATATCGCGCATCGTCCCCGTCCTGAAACCCGGCGCGGGGGTCGTCACCACGCGGGGCCACATCCGGTTCGTGGTCACCGAGCATGGCGTCGTGAACCTCTACGGGAAGGGCCTCCAAGAGCGCGCCCAGCTGCTCATCGGCATCGCGGCGCCCGAGCATCGCGAGGTGCTCGAGCGCGCCTACCGCGAGCGTTTCCATGGCGACCCATGA
- a CDS encoding membrane integrity-associated transporter subunit PqiC, whose amino-acid sequence MSLRRAMLLASASVALAGCALTSKSEPLVPRYFELGFVAPEGRAQAVANGPEVRLGKVSAASHVRERRVRKRGDVELSFEDEKRWTERPEAFLRRGLARVLYEEQGYRQALSGAPFVVDCELVRLEEVEENGAVRKVVVGIVVTIHDERRVLVGDTFVAEEATADAEEATIVRAYGKALRRALDHVADDLAKASRAEATASAPR is encoded by the coding sequence ATGAGCCTGCGACGCGCCATGCTCTTGGCCTCCGCGAGCGTCGCGCTCGCCGGGTGTGCGCTCACGTCCAAGTCGGAGCCGCTCGTCCCGAGGTATTTCGAGCTCGGGTTCGTGGCGCCCGAGGGGCGTGCCCAGGCCGTGGCGAACGGGCCCGAGGTGCGCCTCGGCAAGGTGAGCGCCGCGTCTCACGTGCGCGAACGGCGGGTGCGGAAACGAGGCGACGTGGAGCTCTCCTTCGAGGACGAAAAGCGCTGGACCGAGCGCCCCGAGGCCTTCTTGCGACGGGGGCTCGCCCGGGTGCTCTACGAAGAGCAGGGCTACAGGCAGGCCCTCTCCGGCGCGCCCTTCGTCGTCGATTGCGAGCTCGTCCGGCTCGAGGAGGTCGAGGAGAACGGCGCGGTCCGAAAGGTCGTCGTCGGCATCGTCGTCACCATCCACGACGAACGCCGGGTGCTCGTCGGAGACACGTTCGTGGCCGAAGAGGCGACCGCCGACGCGGAGGAGGCGACGATCGTTCGCGCGTACGGGAAGGCCCTTCGTCGCGCGCTCGATCACGTCGCGGACGACCTCGCGAAGGCATCTCGCGCCGAGGCCACCGCGAGCGCGCCGCGCTGA
- a CDS encoding ABC transporter permease subunit has protein sequence MTRRVASAFALVVVSLVVASEASARPLTVGSKAFTEGVVLGEVVAQACRGAGSEVRHLRGLGGSVVLFRALVAKEIDAYVEYTGTLEQELLHLPRGAPEADLRAKLAELGIAVSRPLGFDNTYALAVREDLATKERLVRTSDLTRVRPLVFGLSHEIVGRADGFEGLRRAYGLVPGEVRAMDHDVAERALVQGGVDVTDVYTTDAAIVAHGLRVLADDRGYFPAYRAIVLYDARLGERAPACLAKVLSMEGRIDAETMRRMNADVLVSRLSEDSVAHGFAERALGIVAPSTRDTLSGRLVRRTLEHVQLSLGGLLLAMLVGLPLGVVCSRRPKLASIVLGISGVVQTVPSLALLVLLVPVLGIGTVPAVVALVVYSLFPVVEGTVTGLTTIDPRLVESADLLGLPRAERLRRVDLPLASPSIVSGVRTAAVLSVGTATLGAMVGAGGYGQPILTGVRLESAPTILEGAVPAALLSLLVLSVFRFAERRIVPRGLVSHKEPRS, from the coding sequence GTGACCCGTCGCGTGGCCTCGGCGTTCGCGCTCGTCGTGGTGTCGCTCGTCGTGGCGTCGGAGGCCTCGGCGCGCCCCTTGACCGTCGGCTCGAAGGCGTTCACCGAAGGCGTCGTATTGGGCGAGGTCGTGGCGCAGGCGTGCCGCGGAGCGGGCTCCGAGGTCCGTCACCTCCGTGGGCTCGGCGGGAGCGTCGTGCTCTTTCGTGCGCTCGTCGCCAAGGAGATCGACGCGTACGTCGAGTACACGGGGACGCTCGAACAGGAGCTCTTGCATTTGCCGCGGGGTGCCCCGGAGGCCGACCTCCGCGCGAAGCTCGCCGAGCTCGGGATCGCGGTGTCGCGCCCGCTCGGCTTCGACAACACCTACGCGCTCGCCGTGCGCGAGGACCTGGCGACGAAGGAGAGGCTCGTTCGTACGAGCGATCTCACGAGGGTGCGGCCGCTCGTCTTCGGCCTCTCGCACGAGATCGTCGGTCGCGCCGACGGCTTCGAGGGGCTTCGTCGCGCCTACGGGCTCGTCCCAGGGGAAGTGCGTGCGATGGACCACGACGTCGCCGAGCGCGCGCTCGTCCAAGGCGGGGTCGACGTCACCGACGTCTACACGACCGACGCGGCGATCGTGGCCCACGGGCTCCGCGTGCTCGCCGACGACCGCGGCTATTTTCCAGCCTACCGCGCGATCGTGCTCTACGACGCGCGCCTCGGCGAGCGCGCGCCCGCATGCCTCGCGAAGGTCCTCTCGATGGAGGGGCGCATCGACGCGGAGACCATGCGCCGCATGAACGCGGACGTCTTGGTGAGCCGGCTCTCGGAGGACTCCGTCGCGCACGGGTTCGCCGAGCGAGCGCTCGGGATCGTCGCCCCGAGCACGCGCGACACCCTCTCGGGCCGCCTCGTCCGGCGCACCCTCGAGCACGTGCAGCTCTCGCTCGGCGGGCTACTGCTAGCGATGCTCGTCGGCCTGCCTCTCGGGGTCGTGTGCTCGCGCAGGCCGAAGCTCGCCTCGATCGTGCTCGGGATCTCCGGGGTCGTTCAGACCGTGCCTTCGCTCGCCCTCCTCGTGCTGCTGGTCCCCGTGCTGGGCATCGGGACCGTGCCCGCCGTCGTCGCGCTCGTCGTGTATTCGCTCTTTCCGGTCGTCGAGGGCACCGTGACGGGGCTCACGACGATCGACCCGCGCCTCGTCGAGAGCGCCGACCTCTTGGGGCTCCCGCGCGCCGAGCGCCTGCGTCGTGTCGACCTCCCGTTGGCGTCGCCGAGCATCGTCTCGGGCGTACGAACGGCGGCGGTGCTCTCCGTGGGCACGGCGACGCTAGGGGCCATGGTAGGTGCAGGTGGTTACGGTCAGCCGATCCTCACGGGCGTGCGGCTCGAGTCGGCCCCGACCATCCTCGAAGGCGCCGTGCCCGCCGCGCTGCTCTCGTTGCTCGTGCTGTCCGTGTTTCGTTTCGCCGAGCGCCGCATCGTCCCGCGCGGCCTCGTCTCGCACAAGGAACCCCGATCATGA
- a CDS encoding glutathione S-transferase: protein MNDVDYELFYWPHIPGRGELVRLALEDAGAPYVDVARSAAHGGVEALKALLQEHPGAGARPFAPPILRHGSLVLAQVGAILVYLGPRLGLAGEGEGQGHGTLALQLTISDLVSEVHDTHHPIGTSLYYEEQTEAARQRTTAFLEHRLPKFLDYFERIVRENADAREPRSLVGVHTYADLSMFHVLAGLRYAFPRAMAAKQRTLPALASLEERVAARPRVAAYLASPRRLAFSSSGIFRAYPELDLVPSWAAEGTP from the coding sequence ATGAACGACGTCGACTACGAGCTCTTCTACTGGCCTCACATTCCCGGTCGCGGCGAGCTCGTCCGGCTCGCGCTCGAAGACGCAGGCGCTCCCTACGTCGACGTCGCGCGCTCTGCGGCGCACGGCGGGGTCGAGGCGCTCAAGGCGCTCCTGCAAGAGCACCCTGGCGCGGGGGCCCGGCCTTTCGCTCCACCGATCCTCCGCCATGGATCCCTCGTGCTCGCCCAGGTGGGCGCGATCCTGGTTTACCTCGGGCCTCGGCTCGGCCTCGCGGGTGAGGGGGAAGGGCAAGGGCACGGAACGCTCGCCCTCCAGCTCACGATCTCCGACCTGGTCTCGGAGGTGCACGACACGCACCACCCGATCGGGACGTCGCTCTACTACGAAGAACAAACCGAAGCGGCGCGGCAGCGGACGACCGCCTTCCTCGAGCATCGCCTCCCGAAATTCCTCGACTACTTCGAGCGGATCGTCCGGGAAAATGCCGACGCCCGAGAGCCGCGCTCGCTCGTGGGCGTGCACACGTACGCGGACCTGTCCATGTTCCACGTGCTCGCGGGGCTGCGCTACGCGTTCCCACGGGCCATGGCCGCGAAGCAGCGCACCCTCCCGGCGCTCGCGTCCCTCGAGGAACGTGTCGCCGCGCGCCCTCGCGTGGCCGCGTACCTCGCCTCTCCGCGGCGGCTCGCCTTCTCCTCGAGCGGGATCTTTCGTGCGTACCCGGAGCTCGACCTCGTCCCGAGCTGGGCTGCGGAGGGCACGCCGTGA
- a CDS encoding MCE family protein, translating into MSRKTNPTKLGLFVVAGLLAFMVTMVYFGASSLQKETLTFKTYFNESVQGLEVGSPVKYRGVTIGTVSKADIAPDRRHVEVTMALNLTDVARLKLTEGEAVKGATAKVPPDLRTQLASQGITGVKFVQMDFFDVKSNPPEKLPFPVGNDTIPSATSTLKSLEDSLVGAVNRIPELIDGIMAIMLRVSHILEDFDSKKVPDAAKETLGKVDAVLTSLDGTLKDLRGSNVIGSTARTVADIDKAVNKMSALLDKIDGDKGLVASATRTSDAIGDLGRNATGTTRELDATLREVREAAESIRNLTEALEKDPDMLLKGHARKRAK; encoded by the coding sequence ATGAGCCGAAAAACGAACCCGACCAAGCTTGGGCTCTTCGTGGTCGCCGGCCTTTTGGCCTTCATGGTGACGATGGTCTACTTCGGCGCGAGCTCGCTCCAGAAGGAGACCTTGACCTTCAAGACGTACTTCAACGAGTCCGTCCAGGGGCTCGAGGTCGGCTCCCCCGTGAAGTACCGCGGCGTGACCATCGGCACGGTCTCGAAGGCCGACATCGCGCCCGACCGCAGGCACGTCGAGGTGACGATGGCGCTGAACCTCACCGACGTCGCGCGACTGAAGCTCACCGAGGGCGAGGCCGTGAAGGGCGCGACCGCCAAGGTTCCCCCGGACCTCCGCACGCAGCTCGCCTCTCAGGGAATCACCGGCGTGAAATTCGTCCAAATGGACTTCTTCGACGTCAAGTCCAACCCCCCGGAAAAATTGCCTTTTCCGGTCGGCAACGACACCATCCCGTCGGCGACCTCGACGCTGAAGAGCCTCGAGGACTCGCTCGTCGGCGCCGTCAACCGGATCCCCGAGCTCATCGACGGCATCATGGCGATCATGCTCCGCGTGAGCCACATCCTCGAGGACTTCGACTCGAAGAAGGTCCCCGATGCGGCGAAGGAGACGCTCGGCAAGGTCGACGCCGTGCTCACCTCGCTCGACGGTACGCTGAAGGACCTCCGAGGGTCGAACGTCATCGGCAGCACGGCCCGGACCGTGGCCGACATCGACAAGGCCGTGAACAAGATGAGCGCGCTCCTCGACAAAATCGACGGCGACAAGGGCCTCGTCGCGAGCGCGACCCGCACGAGCGACGCCATCGGCGATCTCGGCAGAAACGCCACGGGGACGACCCGCGAGCTCGACGCCACGCTTCGCGAGGTCCGCGAGGCCGCCGAGTCGATCCGCAACCTGACCGAGGCTCTCGAAAAGGATCCCGACATGCTCCTCAAAGGCCACGCACGAAAGAGGGCGAAATGA